The following proteins come from a genomic window of Kitasatospora sp. NBC_01246:
- a CDS encoding ABC transporter substrate-binding protein — protein MSKRAAAALVAGAMVAVLTACGSGAGGGSADKGSGHKLVVGFSQVGAESGWRTANTKSVQDSAKKAGIELKFSDAQQKQENQIKAIRSFIQQKVDVIAFSPVVESGWDTVLKEAKDARIPVILTDRAVDSKDDSLYVSFLGSDFVEEGKKAGEWLTKEYQGKPDEVNIVELQGTTGSAPANDRKAGFGDVIKADAKFKVVASQTGDFTRAKGKEVMQAFLKAQPKIDVLYAHNDDMALGAIQAIEEAGKKPGTDIRIISVDGVKDAFTAMSQGKINVDVECNPLLGDQLMDLVKKVKAGEQVPKRIKTEEGVFTQDQAAAALPTRQY, from the coding sequence ATGTCCAAGAGAGCTGCGGCGGCCCTGGTCGCCGGTGCGATGGTCGCCGTCCTCACCGCGTGCGGTTCCGGCGCCGGCGGCGGCTCGGCCGACAAGGGTTCCGGCCACAAGCTCGTCGTGGGCTTCTCGCAGGTGGGCGCGGAGAGCGGCTGGCGCACCGCGAACACCAAGTCGGTCCAGGACTCCGCGAAGAAGGCCGGCATCGAGCTGAAGTTCTCCGACGCGCAGCAGAAGCAGGAGAACCAGATCAAGGCGATCCGCTCGTTCATCCAGCAGAAGGTGGACGTGATCGCCTTCTCGCCGGTGGTGGAGTCGGGTTGGGACACCGTGCTGAAGGAGGCGAAGGACGCCAGGATCCCGGTGATCCTCACCGACCGGGCGGTGGACTCCAAGGACGACTCGCTCTATGTCTCCTTCCTCGGCTCGGACTTCGTCGAGGAGGGCAAGAAGGCCGGCGAGTGGCTGACGAAGGAGTACCAGGGCAAGCCCGACGAGGTGAACATCGTCGAACTGCAGGGCACCACGGGTTCGGCGCCGGCCAACGACCGCAAGGCGGGCTTCGGCGACGTGATCAAGGCGGACGCCAAGTTCAAGGTGGTGGCCTCGCAGACCGGTGACTTCACCCGGGCGAAGGGCAAGGAGGTCATGCAGGCCTTCCTGAAGGCCCAGCCGAAGATCGACGTGCTGTACGCGCACAACGACGACATGGCCCTCGGTGCGATCCAGGCGATCGAGGAGGCCGGCAAGAAGCCCGGCACCGACATCCGGATCATCTCGGTCGACGGGGTCAAGGACGCCTTCACCGCGATGAGCCAGGGCAAGATCAACGTCGACGTGGAGTGCAACCCGCTCCTCGGTGACCAGTTGATGGACCTGGTGAAGAAGGTCAAGGCCGGCGAGCAGGTGCCGAAGCGGATCAAGACCGAGGAGGGTGTCTTCACCCAGGACCAGGCCGCGGCCGCGCTGCCCACCCGCCAGTACTGA
- a CDS encoding ABC transporter permease: MTTAPTTPRAWAVTRHRLFWPAAVLAVLLLANLAFTSDFFALHLKGGHLYGSTVDILHFGAPLILVSLGMTLVIATGGIDLSVGSTVAIAGALACLHISEATDPGSLGTVLGAVGTALGTAVLLGLANGVLVARVGVQPIVATLILMVAGRGVAQLITDGQIITITSEPYKLIGGGYWLAMPFAILLSALVALLTALLTRSTALGLLLESVGGNPVASRLVGIRAMRLVGLVYVFSALCAAVAGLMVSSNVSAADGNNAGLWIELDAILAVVIGGTSLNGGRFSIGGTVLGALIIQTLSTTVYTIGIPPETTLVFKAFVVITVCLIQSPNFRAKLARRGAGRRSGVRPGPAAAITDREVGA, from the coding sequence ATGACCACGGCGCCGACCACCCCGAGGGCCTGGGCGGTGACCCGGCACCGGCTGTTCTGGCCGGCCGCCGTGCTGGCCGTGCTGTTGCTCGCGAACCTCGCCTTCACCTCGGACTTCTTCGCCCTCCACCTCAAGGGCGGTCACCTGTACGGCAGTACGGTCGACATCCTGCACTTCGGCGCGCCGCTGATCCTGGTGTCGCTCGGCATGACCCTGGTGATCGCCACCGGTGGGATCGACCTCTCGGTCGGCTCCACGGTCGCCATCGCCGGCGCGCTGGCCTGCCTCCACATCAGCGAGGCCACCGACCCGGGGAGCCTCGGCACGGTGCTCGGCGCGGTCGGCACAGCACTCGGCACGGCGGTACTGCTGGGCCTCGCGAACGGGGTGCTGGTGGCCCGGGTCGGCGTGCAGCCGATCGTCGCCACCCTGATCCTGATGGTCGCCGGACGCGGCGTCGCCCAGCTGATCACCGACGGCCAGATCATCACGATCACCAGCGAACCGTACAAGCTGATCGGCGGCGGCTACTGGCTGGCGATGCCGTTCGCGATCCTGCTCAGCGCGCTGGTCGCGCTGCTCACCGCACTGCTCACCCGCTCCACCGCGCTCGGCCTGCTGCTGGAGTCGGTCGGCGGCAATCCGGTGGCCAGCCGGCTGGTCGGGATCCGGGCGATGCGCCTGGTCGGTCTGGTGTACGTGTTCAGTGCGCTGTGCGCGGCGGTCGCCGGACTGATGGTCTCCTCCAACGTCTCGGCGGCGGACGGCAACAACGCCGGGCTGTGGATCGAACTCGACGCCATCCTCGCGGTGGTGATCGGCGGGACCTCGCTCAACGGCGGCCGGTTCTCGATCGGCGGCACCGTCCTCGGCGCGCTGATCATCCAGACCCTCTCCACCACCGTCTACACCATCGGCATCCCGCCGGAGACCACGCTGGTCTTCAAGGCCTTCGTGGTGATCACGGTCTGTCTGATCCAGTCGCCGAATTTCCGTGCCAAGCTCGCCCGGCGCGGCGCCGGCCGCCGCAGCGGCGTCCGGCCGGGCCCCGCCGCCGCCATCACCGACCGGGAGGTCGGCGCGTGA
- a CDS encoding sugar ABC transporter ATP-binding protein — MRQQPVLEVRGIRKEFPGVVALDGVDFRLFPGEVHALMGENGAGKSTLIKVLTGVHPADGGEVVLAGRRVRIAGPLQAQEAGISTVYQEVNLCPNLSVAENIFIGREPRRLGLIDWAEMRRRAARLVRTLELDIDVSAPLGSHSIAVQQLVAIVRAVDVSAKVLILDEPTSSLDRDEVRQLFTVIRRLRDQGVAILFVSHFLDQIYEICDRMTVLRNGRLEGEYLTSELDQIDLISRMIGSELAGLDQLAGGKRRERSAPATGRAFLEAEGLARRGAVEPYDLAIGPGEVVGLAGLLGSGRTEAARLLFGADHKDRGTVRINGAETDLRGPRDAIAHGIAFCSENRKTEGLVGELTVRENIVLALQAARGWARPLSRTTQDELALRWIRALDIRPANPEALVRNLSGGNQQKVLLARWLITDPKLLILDEPTRGIDIGAKAEIQKLVANLAEKGMAVLFISAELEEVLRLSHRVGVLRDRRMVARLDNDGELTPERVLATIASGAEQ; from the coding sequence GTGCGTCAGCAACCGGTCCTGGAAGTCCGGGGGATCCGCAAGGAGTTCCCCGGGGTGGTGGCGCTGGACGGGGTCGACTTCCGGCTCTTCCCCGGCGAGGTGCACGCCCTGATGGGGGAGAACGGCGCCGGCAAGTCCACGCTGATCAAGGTGCTGACCGGGGTGCACCCGGCGGACGGCGGCGAGGTGGTGCTGGCCGGGCGGCGGGTGCGGATCGCCGGTCCGCTGCAGGCCCAGGAGGCGGGCATCAGCACCGTCTACCAGGAGGTGAACCTCTGCCCGAACCTGTCGGTCGCGGAGAACATCTTCATCGGTCGCGAGCCGCGCCGCCTCGGCCTGATCGACTGGGCCGAAATGCGCCGCCGGGCCGCCCGGTTGGTCCGCACGCTGGAGCTGGACATCGACGTCAGCGCACCGCTGGGCAGCCACTCCATCGCGGTCCAGCAGCTGGTGGCCATCGTCCGTGCGGTGGACGTCTCGGCCAAGGTGCTGATCCTGGACGAGCCGACCTCCAGCCTGGACCGCGACGAAGTCCGCCAGCTCTTCACCGTGATACGGCGGTTGCGGGACCAGGGGGTCGCCATCCTGTTCGTCTCGCACTTCCTCGACCAGATCTACGAGATCTGCGACCGGATGACCGTGCTGCGCAACGGCCGACTGGAGGGCGAGTACCTGACCAGCGAGCTCGACCAGATCGACCTGATCTCCCGGATGATCGGCTCCGAGCTCGCCGGACTCGACCAGCTCGCCGGCGGCAAACGGCGCGAGCGCTCCGCGCCGGCCACCGGCCGGGCCTTCCTGGAAGCCGAGGGCCTGGCCCGGCGGGGCGCCGTCGAGCCGTACGACCTCGCCATCGGCCCCGGTGAAGTGGTCGGCCTGGCAGGCCTGTTGGGGTCCGGCCGGACCGAGGCCGCCCGGCTGCTGTTCGGTGCCGACCACAAGGACCGCGGCACCGTGCGGATCAACGGCGCCGAGACGGACCTGCGCGGCCCGCGCGACGCGATCGCCCACGGCATCGCGTTCTGCTCCGAGAACCGCAAGACCGAGGGCCTGGTCGGCGAGCTGACCGTCCGGGAGAACATCGTGCTGGCGCTACAGGCGGCCCGCGGCTGGGCCCGTCCGCTGTCGCGCACCACGCAGGACGAGTTGGCGCTGCGCTGGATCCGTGCCCTGGACATCCGCCCGGCCAACCCGGAGGCGCTGGTCCGCAACCTCAGCGGCGGGAACCAGCAGAAGGTGCTGCTGGCCCGCTGGCTGATCACCGACCCCAAGCTGCTGATCCTGGACGAGCCCACCCGCGGCATCGACATCGGCGCCAAGGCCGAGATCCAGAAGCTGGTCGCGAACCTCGCCGAGAAGGGCATGGCGGTGCTGTTCATCTCCGCCGAACTGGAGGAGGTGCTGCGGCTCAGCCACCGCGTGGGCGTGCTGCGCGACCGCCGGATGGTCGCCCGACTCGACAACGACGGCGAGCTCACCCCGGAGCGCGTCCTGGCCACCATCGCGAGCGGAGCGGAACAATGA
- the yjfF gene encoding galactofuranose ABC transporter, permease protein YjfF: MNANALLTRVREQIPLLVTSVLLVSMFTVGSVRYDGFFSGQVLLNLLIDNAFLLVVAVGMTFVVLTGGIDLSVGAVVALSTMVSAWLVERHGWPPLVVIPLVLLMGTAGGWVMGWVIHVFEIQPFIVTLAGMFLARGLCYTISIESISITDPWYTAMAQTRIPLGDLFVSPSVLIALLVLAAGFVVLHYTRLGRNVYALGGSEQSALLMGLPVGRTKTTVYAISGFCSALGGVLLTFYMLSGYGLHAVGLELDAIAAVVIGGTLLTGGSGYLLGTVLGVLVLGLIQTVINFQGTLSSWWTRIVIGGLLFVFIVLQRLNTVRRR, translated from the coding sequence GTGAACGCCAACGCCCTGCTGACCAGAGTTCGCGAGCAGATCCCGCTGCTGGTCACCTCCGTGCTGCTGGTGTCGATGTTCACCGTCGGCTCGGTGCGGTACGACGGATTCTTCTCCGGGCAGGTGCTGCTCAACCTGCTGATCGACAACGCCTTCCTGCTCGTGGTCGCGGTCGGGATGACCTTCGTCGTGCTGACCGGCGGCATCGACCTGTCGGTCGGCGCGGTGGTGGCGCTGTCCACCATGGTCTCCGCCTGGCTGGTCGAGCGGCACGGCTGGCCGCCGCTGGTGGTCATCCCGCTGGTACTGCTGATGGGCACGGCCGGCGGCTGGGTGATGGGGTGGGTGATCCACGTCTTCGAGATCCAGCCCTTCATCGTGACGCTGGCGGGCATGTTCCTGGCCCGGGGACTGTGCTACACGATCAGCATCGAGTCGATCTCCATCACGGATCCGTGGTACACCGCGATGGCGCAGACCCGGATCCCGCTCGGCGACCTGTTCGTCTCGCCGAGCGTGCTGATCGCCCTGCTGGTGCTGGCGGCCGGGTTCGTCGTGCTGCACTACACCCGGCTCGGGCGGAACGTGTACGCGCTCGGCGGCAGCGAGCAGTCCGCCCTGCTGATGGGTCTGCCGGTGGGGCGGACCAAGACCACCGTGTACGCGATCAGCGGCTTCTGCTCGGCGCTCGGCGGTGTGCTGCTCACCTTCTACATGCTCTCCGGGTACGGCCTGCACGCGGTCGGCCTGGAACTGGACGCGATCGCCGCCGTGGTGATCGGCGGCACCCTGCTCACCGGCGGCTCCGGCTACCTGCTGGGCACCGTGCTGGGTGTGCTGGTCCTTGGCCTGATCCAGACCGTCATCAACTTCCAGGGCACCCTCAGCTCATGGTGGACCAGGATCGTGATCGGCGGGCTGCTGTTCGTCTTCATCGTCCTCCAGCGCCTGAACACCGTCCGGCGTCGGTAG